From bacterium, a single genomic window includes:
- a CDS encoding CDP-alcohol phosphatidyltransferase family protein: MTILDQLTRKRKNLADYLIPPLPFQAKEATRVGGWLSLGCALALLGQKPLLAAFLLFLVLVFDGIDGVLARRAGENNAEIDWAADRFSEFMIGSAYLIYHPGWGGIIFLLLFVMNNFLPWRRIPVLPLRQVWLVILVSIFCR, from the coding sequence ATGACTATCTTAGATCAACTTACCCGAAAGAGGAAAAACCTGGCGGATTATTTAATACCGCCTCTTCCTTTTCAGGCCAAAGAGGCCACCAGGGTCGGAGGCTGGCTTTCCCTGGGGTGCGCCCTGGCGCTTTTAGGCCAAAAACCCCTACTGGCCGCCTTTCTTCTTTTTCTCGTTCTCGTATTTGATGGTATTGATGGTGTCCTGGCCCGACGGGCAGGGGAAAATAATGCCGAAATTGATTGGGCCGCTGACCGGTTCAGTGAGTTTATGATCGGTTCGGCTTATCTGATTTACCACCCAGGTTGGGGCGGGATAATTTTTCTTTTGTTATTTGTAATGAATAACTTCTTGCCCTGGAGAAGAATACCGGTTCTTCCCTTAAGGCAGGTGTGGTTAGTTATATTAGTTTCCATTTTTTGTAGATAG